TCCTGGCAGACCGTCTCCTTCTTTCTGGTCGGTACTCTTTCGCTGGTCGCCAGCCTCAACTTGCTGTCCAGCAGACTCAGGCAGACTTCCACAAATCCCATCAAAGGCGCAGGAACAGGAACCCTTATCAAACTCGGCATCCGCAATGCCGGTCGCTTTCGTCAGCGGAGTGTGTTGACGACCGCACTCATCGCCTCGGCGACATTCGTACTCGTCTCTGTCGCCGCCGGTCATCGTAATCCCGCGGTGGAAAGTCCCGACAAAGATTCCGGCAACGGGGGATTCACTCTCATCGCCGAATCCACGTCTCCCCTGATCTACGATCTGAATACCGAAGCAGGTCGTAGCAAAATGCTGGTCAATGTTCCCGACGATGCAGATACAACCCAGCTCCTGAAACAGATGCACGCGATTCCCTTCCGCGTCAAACCGGGTGAGAACGCCAGCTGCCTGAATATTTACCAGACCAGCGTTCCCACGATCCTCGGCGTACCGCAGGAAATGATCGAACGCGGTGGCTTCAAGTTCGCAGACACGCCGACTGACAATCCCTGGAAACTCCTCAACGAACCTCAACAAGATGGCTCCATCCCCGCGCTGGGCGATATGAATACGCTGATGTACAGCCTGCATAAAGGCATCGGCAAGACCGTGGGCATCCCTTCCGACGAACGTCCCGAACATCAATTGAAAATCAAAGGCATGCTGGATGGCAGTATCTTTCAAGGCGTGCTGCTCATTTCAGAACAGCATTTCCAGACTCTGTTTCCCGAGCAGGCAGGCTTCGAATATTTTCTGATTGAAGTCCCCCCCGCTCAGGCAGGCAAGCTCGCCGGCGTTCTGGAAACAGGGTTGACCGAATACGGGTTCGACGCCGACCTCGTTGCCAATCGACTCGCTGACTTCCTCGCCGTGCAGAATACCTACCTCTCAACCTTCCAGACTTTGGGAGGTCTGGGTCTGTTGCTCGGAACTCTCGGCCTGGCGACCGTGATGTTACGTAATGTGGTCGAACGTCGCAGCGAGCTGGCCCTGTTGCGGGCCATTGGCATGACGGGCAGTGATGTCGCGATCATCGTCCTGTCCGAGAATGCGTTTCTCCTGCTCTGGGGACTGCTTTCCGGAACCGTCTCCGCCCTGCTGGCGATGCTGCCACATCTGCTGTCTACCGGCGCGGATCTCCCCTGGGAGAGCGGCCTGATGATTCTGCTGGCGGTCCTGCTGACAGGCATGCTGGCGGCGCTGCTGGCGGTCGCTGACGCCGTCCGGGCACCGATACTGGCGACATTACGTGCTCCATAAGAGTTTGTATACAACCGCATTTCAGTCATTCACACAAAATTCCATGATTGTCGGGTGCTGGAATTTCACAAACTTACTATCATAATTACAGAGTTGTCTCGCCAATAGAATTGATCCCTCCCCTCCAATATTTCAGGAGTTTGAAGAATGTCGAAATGGACGATTGTCTTAATCTTTGTTGCCTGTGCTGCACTCTCCTGGGGAACCTATGTGCCTCTCGTGCATATCGCCGCCCAGAAGCTGCACAGTAACCTCCGCGCCTTCCTGTTCGTAGGTATGGCTTACTTTCTCGTCGCCGTTCTGATTCCCTGCTTCTTCATCTTCGTGCTGGATAAAGACCCGACCGCCAAAGCGGGCGTGAACTTCAATACCGGCCCGATCCTCTGGGGCATCCTCGCCGGTACCGCCGGCGCAATGGGAGCATTGTGTGTCATCTTCGCGGTGACCACTGGCGGTAAAGGGGCCGCCATCTATGTCGCGCCGCTCGTCTTCGCAGGTGCTCCCATCGTTAATACCATCGCCACCATTACCGTATTCCACCCGACCAAAACACTGCCCGACCTCCGCTTCTTCCTGGGACTGGGCCTCGCCGCCGCCGGAGCAGCCATGGTCATGATCTATAAACCCGTCGATAAACCACATGCGGTTCCCGCTGCGGTCGAGCAACTTATCGAACCGGCAGCCAACGACGCCGGCACTACATAGTCGTCTGTCCCAATTCTCATTGAACAGAGCCAACAAACATCAAACCTCTTCCGATTATCAAATCGGAAGAGGTTTTTTTATTCTCTACTACCAGATGAATCTATCGCAGCGTTTTGGGAATCTGGTTGTCATTGATTGCTTTTGACCATTCCGCCAGCCGGTCTTTTCCCAGTACCCAGAAGTTGCCGCACAGAGTCAGGTATTCCAGCACGACTTCCTTCTGATCCTTTTCCAGCAAAGCTTTTGCCAGACCGAAATCAGGGCCGAACGAATTCAGTTGAGGCGATCCTTTTGTCTTCCCCGCTTTGATCAGATACTGCTTCGCTGCATCCACATCGCCTTCCGCCAGCGCGATCTCACCAAGAATGATATTTCCATAATGTTCGTTATTGCCACTGTTCCAGTCTGAGCCGATCTGATTCAACATCAACTCTGCATACTCTTTTGCTTTCTCCGTGTCGCCTGCCACCAGAGCCGCCTGCGCGAGACTCTTTAACAGCACATCTTTAGCCTGATTGGCTGACAGCTGATAAGCGATCTCCAGCTGTTCCAATGCCTGCGTAGCTGCCTCTTTCTGCACTTTAAGCGATGAACTACTCTGCATGTCCAGCGAATACAACTGCCCGAGCTTCCGGGCCCATTGGGGATTATCCGCATCCAGTTTCTGTGCTTTTTTCAATGACTTCTTCGCCAGTTCCCGATCAGGTAACAGAAAATAGTTGGCGGAGTGCCCCAGCAGTGTCAGATTGTCCGGCTGCGCTTTGAGTTGTTTTTCCCAGGCTTGTTTTCCACGGGTATAAGCCGACCCATCGAGAACCATATCCAGTTGTCCGAACGGCGTTCCCAGTACCCCTGCTTCCGGCTTATTCTCAATCAACCACAACACATTCTTCTGTTTCGCCTTTCGCGCTGCGGTATCGGTATACTGCTTCGCAAAATAATAACCCAACAGTTGCGTCCGGGCTTCGATATTCTTCGGATTCTCCTGGACTTTTTTTTCCACTGTCGCCGCCTGATCCGGCGTCATTCTGCGTCCCTCAATCGCCAGCATCGTCACGTCAGCGGCTTGCAAAACGGAACAGAGGCCACACATCAACCCCATAACGATGGCTGTTAAAAATCGATTTCTCACGTGAATCTACCTTTCCTGATTCAGCATTTCACTGAATCCCAAATACCAACAAATTCGTCTGGCCTGCTTTTCTCGAAGTCTCATTGTAGCAGTCTGTCACGGGGATAGATAAACAAATTGTTATTCCGCTGCAGATTTTGAACTTGACCCCGCCGCGCCAACAGCGATAAACGCTGTTCTGTGTCGCGCGCGTGCCCAGTTTACAGAGCATCGAAACACGCGCCACTTGTTCTTGATCTTCACCATAAAACAGCCTGTTTTTTCCAGATTTGCACTGCCTGAAACCGCACCAGTTCCCGATGTATGCCTGCGGGTCGCCACACATCGCAGTCCTTCATCCCAGCACCGCCACTGATCACACCAGCATCGGCTCCGGATCAACCCATATCGCCACATGATTCTATTTATCCCCCTTGACGCCCCCACACCTCTCCCTAATATTTTCCTTCACAACAATGAAAGGAAACCTCAAACCACCAGGTTAACATCAAACATGCAAGAGAATGCACATCAAGATTGAAACCACTTAAGATTGAAATCCCGGGTGCCATCTGTCGGCTTGCCCGACAGTGCCTCTGCTCAGGGCCTCCTTACCCGGTTCACCAGACATTATAAATGAAGGGCCTCCAGTATCTGCAGATGAATATCCAGAACCACTGTCATAAGATCAGGGGGGGTAGCCCCGAATGTCATTCGGGGTTGTTGCAGACAACAGGAAACTGTCAGTGAAAGTATTCGAACGATTAGAGAATTTCCGACACAGGCTTCTGTAGGGTGCGGACCCATGTGTCCGCCCGACTGGTGAAAATCGAACTGGGTTCATACTCAGAACGGGACCATTAAAAACGTCGCAGTGCGACAAGGCAAAACTCGTCGATACCGCGGGCAAACAAATGGGTTTGCCCCTACACGAAATGATCGCTTGCACTGTCAGTTTCCTGCTCGCTACGCTCGGCCCGGATATGCATCCGGGCCCACCCTTTCTTTTTTATTTTCGTGACCTTTCGTATTTTTCGTGGTAGCAATAAAACTGAGTTATTCATTCTACCAAACCCGAATGGCACTTTTATTCCACTTCCTGCTGATGGGAATTCTGGGGGTCTGCATTACCACAAAGTCGCCGTTCAATTACCTGTTGAACCCGATAAAGTTCCCGATCAGTGTCAAGGTACGGTGATTCGAATTGATCAATGGCAATCCACTGCGAACGTTGGTTTTCCATAATGTAGTCAGGATTATCGTCGACGATCAGACATTCGCTTGGTGAGGTATCGGGTATGTTGTTGAGGTCTTTCAGCTTGCGATCCCAGTCTATGAATGGCACATTACTGAGCCAGGGCGTAGCCAGATCGTGAACTACAAGATTGTAGATAACTTCATGGCATCGACCGTCATTGACAGCAGTGTACACGTAGCTGCGTTGGAATCGTTGTCGACAGAATTCCAGGAATTCGGCGAGACCGGGACGAGCAAATTGACTGATCGCATTGGAGATTAATGTTCCTTCGAGATCGAGAGCGATCACTGTTTCGTCTGTCATGGTTCGTTGCACTAACTGAAAGTAATGGTTGGCGTGAATTGATGTCTGCTGGATTAAAAATAGTGCCGGGACCGTTGATCTGCGCTTCCAGGCTGATTCTCTGCGTGTAGTAAAGCAGCAACCATTTCGACTGCTACCAGCATCCCGGAACCAGTCACCCGAATCAAATATTTTTTCGTGTAGTTTCGTGCCGTTCGTGGTAGAAAAAAATCAGACAGGTACGATATTTTCAGATCCGCGCCGGGTGCCACAGTTGGCTTGTCCAACTGTGGCGGAGTAACCAACCCCTAAAGTGGGTAAGCCCGGATGCACATCCGGGCCGAGCGCAGCGAGCAGGAGGTCGCAGATCATTCAGCCAAACCAGAACCAGTATCCCTACCAGTTTGAAGTAACCCGCCCAGTCTCAATGAGAAACTCATATTCAACCCAGACAAAGCAGGTTTCTCCCACAACCTCCTGTTGTCTGCGACAACCTCGAATTACATTCGAGGCCACCCAGTCATTAATTTATCGTTGAAAAATCGTTCGTGTCCTTTCGTGTTTTTCGTGGTAGAAAAATTCAGACAGATACGATGTTTCATCTCCGCGCATAAAAAAACGCAGCCTGATACAGACTGCGTTTTGATATCTTCGATCGGTGTCTCAGTGACTACTGGTTACTCTGCAGACGAGACAGGCGGGCGCGACGCTCAGCACGGCGTCGGTTTCTACGGTTTTCATCGCTGGGCTTTTCGTAATATTCACGACGCCGCATCTCTTTTTTGATACCAGCGTGCTCAACAATCTTGCGGAACCGTTTAACTGCCTCCTGAATTGATTCGTTTTCTCGTAACCGAAGCTTAACCACTCAAATCACCTTTTCTTCTTCCTGATTTCAATAAAAGTTGTAACCATAACCAATTGAATATACATCGTCTCATCAGTGATGAGAATTCAGACGTTTTCACCTGTAGCAGGTCTGTGAACAGACCTCGCGCTATCGAGTTGGAACGACAAAGATAACAAAACAGGTCGGTTCTGCAAAGCCAACGGCATAAATACTCTTTGATTTTCACATCAAAGTGCACACATACACACTATCAATCAGCTTTCAAAATCCCCAGTCGCTGCAGTTTAGACTGGCATTCATCCCGCTCGCGGCTCCGTTTCAGGGATTTCCAGGTCTCATCCTGTACTTCCAGAAACGCTTCTTCCGTAAACGGGGGCACCAGCGATTTTTCAGCCGCATTGGTCATCAGACGTGCCAGCACTTCTTTATCCAGTCGCGTCAGGAACATGGCTCCCTGACGATAGTCTTCAAAGGCTTCCCAGACGACTGGAAACAATGGCTTCACAATCGCTTCACCTATCGCCCGTGAGTACTCCTGAATCTCCCATTGTGCATGGGAGTCCATCCGTAAACTCAAGAAATGAATCAGGTTATGTAAATCAATTTTCCAGTAGGCTTCGGTGTAAGTCGCCAGGGGCAGGTCTTTTCGTGCCTGCTCGCGGGCCACGCCTGCTTCCAGCCGGGCTTCGTAAACATCGCGGGCCTGCTTCTGAAAAGCGGTCTCTTCTTCGGTCAGTTTGGTCCCTAAATCCTCAGCAAGCGGGGCATCACTGCCCTGTCGATTCGAGGCCGCCTGGGTTCGCCATTCGCCCGGTAAAGTTGTCTGAGCTGAATCGATGGCGACGGAATAGCGGGTACTGTATTCGTTCACATTGGCTGTCCGGTGACGAATCCACTGTCGCCAGCAATCCATCGGAACCCGAACCAGAAACTTGAGTTCGGCCATTTCGAAGGGCGTACTGTGACGATGCCGCATCAGATAG
The sequence above is a segment of the Gimesia algae genome. Coding sequences within it:
- a CDS encoding NIF family HAD-type phosphatase; this encodes MTDETVIALDLEGTLISNAISQFARPGLAEFLEFCRQRFQRSYVYTAVNDGRCHEVIYNLVVHDLATPWLSNVPFIDWDRKLKDLNNIPDTSPSECLIVDDNPDYIMENQRSQWIAIDQFESPYLDTDRELYRVQQVIERRLCGNADPQNSHQQEVE
- the rpsU gene encoding 30S ribosomal protein S21, with translation MVKLRLRENESIQEAVKRFRKIVEHAGIKKEMRRREYYEKPSDENRRNRRRAERRARLSRLQSNQ
- a CDS encoding tetratricopeptide repeat protein, producing the protein MRNRFLTAIVMGLMCGLCSVLQAADVTMLAIEGRRMTPDQAATVEKKVQENPKNIEARTQLLGYYFAKQYTDTAARKAKQKNVLWLIENKPEAGVLGTPFGQLDMVLDGSAYTRGKQAWEKQLKAQPDNLTLLGHSANYFLLPDRELAKKSLKKAQKLDADNPQWARKLGQLYSLDMQSSSSLKVQKEAATQALEQLEIAYQLSANQAKDVLLKSLAQAALVAGDTEKAKEYAELMLNQIGSDWNSGNNEHYGNIILGEIALAEGDVDAAKQYLIKAGKTKGSPQLNSFGPDFGLAKALLEKDQKEVVLEYLTLCGNFWVLGKDRLAEWSKAINDNQIPKTLR
- the thyX gene encoding FAD-dependent thymidylate synthase → MTERSELVEELRWKKIPVLNDGFVCLVDVMGDDSSIVQAARVSYGEGTKRVSDDRTLIRYLMRHRHSTPFEMAELKFLVRVPMDCWRQWIRHRTANVNEYSTRYSVAIDSAQTTLPGEWRTQAASNRQGSDAPLAEDLGTKLTEEETAFQKQARDVYEARLEAGVAREQARKDLPLATYTEAYWKIDLHNLIHFLSLRMDSHAQWEIQEYSRAIGEAIVKPLFPVVWEAFEDYRQGAMFLTRLDKEVLARLMTNAAEKSLVPPFTEEAFLEVQDETWKSLKRSRERDECQSKLQRLGILKAD